A genomic stretch from Terriglobia bacterium includes:
- a CDS encoding class I SAM-dependent methyltransferase has translation MPANVGLRKSHGGQGRSGGIVSAKDIDLIRSGVDSRFYLDEIARSQGKGLEMGVGTGRLFAAALKNGADIHGLDLSRNMIEILRKRLPHEDHSRL, from the coding sequence ATGCCCGCAAATGTCGGTCTGCGGAAGTCCCACGGCGGGCAAGGCAGATCCGGTGGTATTGTTTCCGCCAAGGATATAGATCTCATCAGGTCCGGGGTGGATAGCCGCTTTTACCTGGACGAGATCGCCCGATCCCAAGGCAAGGGGCTGGAGATGGGTGTCGGTACCGGGAGGCTCTTTGCCGCTGCTCTCAAAAACGGCGCGGATATACATGGCCTGGACTTGAGCCGGAACATGATCGAGATATTGCGGAAGAGGCTTCCTCACGAAGATCACAGCCGCCTGTGA
- a CDS encoding superoxide dismutase — protein MRPEDSITVDRREFLIKTGTAAAAFTFSLAGTKVAAPAPQKRAALQLPPLPFDPGALAPSISANTLSFHYGKHHQGYFNNTVKMIAGTEFERVPLEDIIRKTAGSAEQAVLFNNAAQVFNHTFYWNSMKPGGGGEPEGRIGDRIRTAFGTYPKFAEEFSNAAATQFGSGWAWLVLDGGQLKVMKTANADTPIARGIKPLLAIDVWEHAYYLDYQNRRADYIKAFVDKLMNWDFAEKNLGA, from the coding sequence ATGAGACCGGAGGATTCCATCACCGTCGACCGCAGGGAGTTCCTGATCAAAACCGGCACGGCTGCGGCCGCTTTCACCTTTTCCCTGGCTGGCACCAAGGTCGCGGCGCCCGCACCACAGAAGCGGGCGGCGCTGCAGCTGCCGCCGCTGCCATTCGATCCGGGTGCCCTGGCGCCCTCCATTTCTGCGAACACCCTCTCATTCCATTACGGAAAACACCACCAGGGCTACTTCAACAACACAGTCAAGATGATCGCGGGCACGGAGTTCGAGCGAGTGCCCCTCGAGGACATCATCCGAAAGACCGCGGGCAGCGCCGAACAGGCGGTGCTATTCAACAATGCCGCCCAGGTTTTCAACCATACGTTTTACTGGAACAGCATGAAACCCGGGGGCGGCGGCGAACCCGAGGGCAGAATCGGGGACCGGATTCGGACAGCCTTCGGAACCTATCCGAAGTTCGCAGAGGAGTTTTCCAATGCGGCCGCCACACAGTTCGGCAGCGGCTGGGCATGGCTCGTTCTGGACGGCGGCCAGTTGAAAGTCATGAAGACGGCCAATGCCGATACTCCCATAGCCCGGGGAATCAAGCCGCTGCTGGCAATCGACGTCTGGGAGCACGCCTATTATCTCGATTATCAGAACCGGCGTGCCGACTACATCAAGGCCTTTGTTGACAAGCTCATGAACTGGGACTTCGCCGAAAAGAACCTCGGCGCCTGA
- a CDS encoding esterase family protein, whose protein sequence is MKRRIFVLSLVAMGVALIAVSSQPAATLAASSKFEVSFPSALDQGPITGRVFVVISKSGQGEPRNQAGGYGQSVPFFGIDVDALKSGQSVVVDASVLGYPLKNLNEIPAGDYYVQAVINVYTEVHRKDGHTIWVHMDQWEGQQWNRSPGNLLSDVQKVHLDPVAGFDVRLSCSKKIPPVQVPTDTALVKRLKIQSRMLSEFWGYPIYLGATVLLPKGFDQNPNQKYPAVYIQGHFSLGAPFGFNERAQPPQETEAQRKARLQRNGRETAYEFYQAWTSDNFPRLVAVTFQHPTPYYDDSYAVNSANNGPYGDALTQELIPYLEQKFRIVPRPEGRVLTGGSTGGWESLALQVFHPKFFNGTWTMYPDSIDFRRYQMSDIYKDDNAFEIPNGDWAKLERPLSRDAAGQVTLTMRQMNQLEAVLGSKVRSCQQIAAWDAAYGPTDAEGYPRPLWDRMTGKIDKDVAMYMRDNGYDLSYNIQKNWATIGKDLADKIHIYVGDMDNYYLNLAVYLLEDFMKTTDAPPAHAEFQYGRPLKGHGWQPMSNAELIRMMAERINQTAPGLVTNR, encoded by the coding sequence ATGAAACGGAGAATTTTCGTTCTGTCGCTGGTCGCGATGGGCGTTGCCCTGATCGCGGTCTCGTCGCAACCGGCAGCGACCCTTGCAGCCAGCTCAAAGTTCGAGGTGTCCTTCCCGTCCGCGCTCGATCAAGGGCCGATCACCGGTCGTGTCTTCGTGGTCATTTCGAAGAGTGGCCAGGGCGAACCGCGGAATCAAGCCGGCGGCTACGGCCAGTCCGTCCCATTTTTCGGCATCGACGTCGATGCCTTAAAATCCGGGCAGAGCGTCGTGGTCGATGCCTCGGTGCTCGGCTATCCGCTCAAGAATCTGAACGAGATTCCGGCCGGCGACTACTACGTTCAGGCGGTGATCAACGTCTACACCGAGGTCCATCGCAAAGACGGACACACGATCTGGGTCCATATGGATCAGTGGGAAGGCCAGCAGTGGAACCGTTCGCCGGGCAATCTGCTGAGCGACGTGCAGAAGGTTCACCTCGATCCGGTGGCGGGTTTCGATGTGCGGCTGAGTTGCTCGAAGAAGATTCCGCCGGTGCAGGTGCCTACGGACACGGCTTTGGTCAAGCGCCTCAAGATCCAGAGCAGGATGCTTTCGGAGTTCTGGGGATATCCGATTTATTTGGGCGCGACGGTACTGCTGCCGAAGGGGTTCGACCAGAACCCGAACCAGAAGTATCCAGCGGTTTACATTCAGGGACACTTCAGTCTCGGTGCGCCATTCGGATTCAACGAGCGCGCACAACCGCCGCAGGAAACCGAAGCTCAGCGCAAGGCCCGCCTGCAACGCAACGGGCGTGAGACTGCATACGAGTTCTATCAAGCGTGGACGTCGGACAACTTCCCGCGTCTGGTTGCTGTGACCTTCCAGCATCCGACGCCGTACTACGACGACTCCTACGCAGTCAACTCCGCAAACAACGGGCCGTACGGCGACGCACTCACTCAGGAATTGATCCCGTATCTCGAACAGAAGTTCCGTATCGTGCCACGGCCGGAAGGCCGGGTGCTGACCGGTGGATCGACGGGCGGGTGGGAATCGCTCGCGCTGCAGGTTTTCCACCCTAAGTTCTTCAACGGCACCTGGACGATGTATCCCGATTCGATCGACTTCCGTCGCTACCAGATGTCCGACATATATAAGGATGACAACGCCTTCGAAATCCCAAACGGCGACTGGGCAAAGCTCGAGCGTCCGTTATCGCGCGACGCGGCCGGTCAGGTGACGCTGACCATGCGTCAGATGAATCAGCTCGAAGCCGTGCTCGGCAGCAAGGTGCGATCGTGCCAACAGATTGCCGCATGGGATGCGGCATACGGCCCGACCGATGCCGAAGGTTATCCGCGTCCGCTGTGGGATCGAATGACCGGCAAGATCGATAAAGATGTCGCGATGTACATGCGCGACAACGGTTACGATCTCAGCTACAACATCCAGAAGAACTGGGCAACGATCGGAAAAGACCTCGCCGACAAGATTCACATCTATGTCGGCGACATGGACAACTATTACCTGAACCTTGCTGTGTATCTCCTGGAGGATTTCATGAAGACGACCGATGCTCCGCCGGCCCACGCGGAGTTTCAATACGGTCGCCCGCTGAAGGGTCACGGATGGCAGCCGATGTCGAACGCGGAGTTGATCCGCATGATGGCCGAGCGCATCAACCAGACGGCACCCGGATTGGTAACCAACAGGTAA
- a CDS encoding DUF169 domain-containing protein: protein MYWQKWSERLKKELSLDTNPVAVTFAGAPVPGTAAPQGKVSVCQALKRACGGEAITITFETCGCPGGLVSLGLGQTPAAGREKLIDFLVNKEKVYCSRVAIHRSQQTVPPPTGMANHVFFSALSEAPVLPDLVAFVGTPGSLHKLLSFAAYWQGGSMKAELSGPACRTGIAYPLVTGEIGMSLLDFGARQLAGFEENHLLVTVPFHKMIGILHALEHGAGGRDLEDSKSIERQIDQLGRVEPV from the coding sequence ATGTACTGGCAGAAATGGTCTGAGAGATTGAAAAAGGAACTGAGCCTCGACACGAATCCCGTCGCTGTGACTTTCGCCGGAGCCCCGGTGCCCGGCACCGCTGCTCCGCAAGGGAAGGTCTCCGTCTGCCAGGCTTTGAAAAGAGCCTGCGGCGGTGAAGCGATCACCATCACCTTTGAAACCTGTGGCTGCCCCGGCGGCCTCGTCAGCCTGGGGCTCGGCCAGACGCCCGCTGCCGGGAGGGAAAAATTGATTGATTTTCTGGTCAACAAAGAGAAGGTCTACTGCTCGCGTGTCGCGATCCACCGCAGCCAGCAGACCGTTCCGCCGCCCACGGGTATGGCGAACCATGTCTTCTTCTCTGCGCTGTCAGAAGCTCCGGTCCTGCCCGATCTGGTGGCTTTCGTCGGAACTCCCGGCTCTCTGCATAAACTCCTAAGCTTCGCCGCATACTGGCAGGGAGGCTCGATGAAGGCCGAACTTTCCGGCCCCGCGTGCAGGACCGGGATTGCATACCCGCTGGTTACCGGCGAGATCGGGATGTCGTTGCTCGACTTTGGTGCAAGGCAGCTGGCAGGCTTCGAGGAGAACCACCTGCTGGTCACGGTACCTTTTCACAAGATGATTGGAATCCTCCACGCCCTCGAGCATGGTGCCGGTGGGAGGGATCTCGAAGACAGCAAAAGCATCGAGCGACAGATTGACCAACTCGGCAGGGTGGAGCCCGTCTGA
- a CDS encoding MotA/TolQ/ExbB proton channel family protein, with product MSASSNGNNLVTGIVRIGVPIALISGLTFSIRHECPLSLRWAVLILVGEIALLLMGFRWAEIANAFRQAAGQRTAAGASERSTYFWEAAARNALHLGVLGTLVGFVIQICSDIGGQAGFMFALGGALLSTVYGLILAAILSTPAVRSLWTLGPEHPSETGEPIYASPGEGKRAGRLEQLLGHILFLVLMLWVLFTPAAAGSTMPFDWFVHWPAWLVVFGGALIFGLMSGHTFKTGSLVLGFACAGLIGSLFGVVQALQGFSTASIAAVSEGITFMISSCFAGFVGLLAIGLPLQDRSHNRRGLSLSRLVWYGYPVVALLLVALATLMVMVPIKIENS from the coding sequence ATGTCAGCCTCAAGCAACGGCAATAACTTGGTCACGGGGATTGTGAGGATCGGTGTGCCCATAGCCCTGATCTCCGGCCTGACCTTTTCCATCCGTCATGAATGCCCGCTCAGCCTCCGTTGGGCGGTCCTGATCCTCGTGGGCGAAATCGCACTGCTCCTCATGGGGTTCAGATGGGCTGAGATTGCAAATGCCTTCCGGCAGGCGGCGGGACAGCGCACTGCAGCAGGAGCGTCGGAGCGCAGCACTTATTTCTGGGAAGCTGCCGCGCGCAATGCACTGCACCTCGGAGTCCTCGGGACTCTGGTTGGATTCGTGATCCAGATCTGTTCGGACATAGGCGGGCAGGCCGGCTTCATGTTCGCCCTGGGGGGCGCACTGCTCTCAACCGTCTACGGATTGATTCTGGCGGCAATTCTGAGCACGCCTGCAGTGCGATCCCTTTGGACGCTCGGACCTGAGCATCCTTCGGAAACCGGGGAGCCGATTTACGCTTCGCCGGGCGAAGGCAAGAGAGCCGGCCGTCTGGAACAGCTGCTCGGTCACATCCTGTTCCTCGTCCTGATGCTGTGGGTTCTCTTCACCCCAGCCGCAGCCGGGTCCACCATGCCATTCGACTGGTTTGTCCATTGGCCGGCCTGGCTCGTGGTGTTCGGCGGAGCGCTGATTTTCGGGCTGATGTCGGGGCACACTTTTAAAACCGGCTCACTGGTCCTGGGCTTTGCCTGCGCGGGCCTGATCGGGTCGCTCTTCGGCGTCGTCCAGGCCCTGCAGGGATTCTCAACGGCAAGTATCGCGGCGGTTTCTGAGGGGATTACCTTTATGATCTCGTCCTGCTTCGCGGGTTTCGTCGGTCTGCTCGCGATCGGCCTGCCGCTGCAGGACCGCAGTCACAACCGGCGAGGGCTGAGTCTGAGCCGCCTGGTTTGGTACGGATACCCTGTCGTCGCGCTGCTGCTCGTGGCGCTCGCAACCCTGATGGTCATGGTCCCGATCAAGATTGAGAACTCCTGA
- a CDS encoding aldo/keto reductase, producing MNRSRLTSRRSFLKTGATGIAGAAFISACSRPPQEKPLKDRSFIYRTLGRTGLRLPVVSMGSIYAIDLVRAAHDEGVVYFHTSSSYSERNHEHLLGAALRGLPRESFVIATSPDLPARFERGSDRSLDLGKDANPELISDSLEGSLQRLGLEYVDIYYLVSVGRRETTLHEPYMKAFEKLKKSGKARFVGVGTHSKEPEVIRAAADSGFWEVILTAYNFKQSHREEVRSAIGQAAKAGLGVVAMKTQAGVYWDGTRRKINMKAALKWVLQDENVHTTIPAFSNYDEMREDLSVMNDLALTPEDRRDLKLGEVLGLSGTYCQQCGRCLAQCPAGMDIPTLMRASMYALGHQRPKRARDTLRAWTVADVACRRCGPCDVQCSLGLDVQSNALAMARLLDAPEESLG from the coding sequence ATGAACAGATCTCGACTCACTTCCCGAAGGAGTTTTCTGAAAACCGGAGCGACGGGGATTGCAGGAGCGGCATTTATTTCCGCCTGCTCCCGCCCGCCGCAAGAGAAACCGCTAAAGGACCGAAGTTTCATTTACCGCACCCTCGGGCGGACAGGTCTCCGGCTCCCCGTCGTGAGCATGGGATCCATCTATGCCATAGACCTTGTTCGTGCGGCGCATGATGAGGGAGTCGTCTATTTTCACACCTCGAGCTCGTATTCTGAAAGGAATCACGAGCACCTTCTTGGCGCGGCCCTCCGGGGTCTCCCTCGGGAGTCTTTTGTTATCGCGACCAGCCCGGACCTGCCTGCTCGGTTCGAGAGAGGAAGTGACCGGTCATTGGACCTCGGGAAAGACGCCAATCCAGAACTTATCTCGGATTCTCTTGAAGGGAGTCTGCAGCGCCTGGGACTCGAATATGTCGATATCTACTACCTGGTTTCAGTCGGCAGACGGGAAACCACACTGCATGAGCCCTACATGAAGGCGTTCGAAAAGTTAAAGAAAAGCGGGAAGGCGCGTTTCGTCGGAGTCGGGACGCACAGCAAGGAGCCGGAAGTAATCCGGGCCGCCGCCGATAGTGGATTCTGGGAGGTAATCCTCACCGCCTACAACTTCAAGCAATCTCACCGCGAAGAAGTCCGCTCTGCCATCGGCCAGGCAGCCAAAGCCGGACTCGGGGTCGTCGCCATGAAAACGCAAGCCGGAGTCTACTGGGATGGAACCCGCAGGAAGATCAACATGAAGGCCGCCCTCAAATGGGTGCTTCAGGATGAAAACGTTCACACGACCATCCCGGCATTCTCCAACTACGATGAGATGCGGGAAGACCTGTCGGTCATGAATGATCTAGCCCTGACGCCGGAGGATAGGCGAGACCTGAAGCTAGGGGAAGTATTGGGGCTCTCGGGCACTTACTGCCAGCAGTGCGGACGCTGCCTGGCGCAGTGTCCTGCCGGCATGGATATCCCCACCCTCATGCGCGCCTCCATGTATGCGCTCGGCCACCAGAGGCCGAAAAGAGCTCGGGATACACTCCGGGCGTGGACGGTGGCGGATGTAGCCTGCAGACGCTGTGGCCCATGTGACGTCCAGTGCTCCCTCGGGCTCGATGTGCAGTCCAATGCGCTTGCCATGGCGCGCCTCCTGGATGCTCCCGAGGAGTCTCTCGGGTGA
- a CDS encoding HEAT repeat domain-containing protein, with amino-acid sequence MVRQRARDALVKIGRTAAPAIGRTLRDPNPQVRWTAALMLGNIASEQTVPALIEALSDADWMVRNEASVALARTRSDASVTPMEEYPIRSLSRQNRAAQCRRHKRRPAIDLRASKSILLSDPQNSS; translated from the coding sequence ATGGTTCGCCAGCGTGCCCGGGATGCACTCGTGAAGATCGGCCGCACCGCTGCCCCGGCGATTGGCCGGACACTCCGCGACCCGAATCCGCAGGTTCGATGGACGGCGGCGCTGATGCTGGGGAATATAGCTTCGGAGCAGACCGTTCCGGCGTTGATCGAAGCTCTTTCCGATGCGGATTGGATGGTGAGGAATGAAGCATCGGTTGCCCTGGCGCGCACGCGTTCCGATGCATCCGTAACACCGATGGAAGAATATCCAATCCGTTCCCTATCACGGCAAAACCGTGCTGCTCAATGCCGGAGACACAAAAGGCGACCAGCAATCGATCTTCGGGCCTCAAAGTCCATTCTTTTGAGTGATCCCCAAAACTCGTCATAA
- a CDS encoding ABC transporter permease, translated as MATFLRDAVLSHRFLCRRPGFTLMAALTIALGIGANTAVFTVVHALLIEPVPLREPERLVVVHEQDLVRGITYDACSARMFLAMRAQNDVFAQLAGWYERTTNVTSADAPLQVQAWQTTSDFFPAMGLQPVLGRGFHPHETLVGNPGNVVVIGNRFWCQQFGSDREAVGRTILVDDLPATIVGVMPPNEQWLDVDLLMPIPPYVTDMLDRRILSVVGRLKPGQTLETAQAQLQRIAAGVHPEFRVEKSEISVVLVPIDRVVVNRNSRLVIGLLSGAVVFVMLIASVNLANLLLARAVGRRHEIAIHAAVGVGRFGLMRRLLTESVMVTMLGGAMGALLALWGVDVLRSFSAGHIPRLDSMGMHGMVLVFTAALAFVSGLSAGLFPAILASRTNLVEALKDATESGFGRPERGGLRGTLVVVEVAFALALLISAGLLLRSAARVSQVDPGFQTSGRLALTVNLPRTRYEPDAKVIQFWRSLLERVRVLPGIIAATGTSDRWLEGQRIMEFDVENQAETPPRVPIACVRTVTPDYFRTLGIRILDGRDFNDDDWRAIDGTMPGGAPFVTLVSKSLAKRLWPGERAIGKRIRPVVGNERPWCKVIGVVDDVRQGSLTETPRPFFYLPEFQFAWTRLYLVAHVSADMATVVPAIQAAVSSLDRTVPVNEVVSLDNLRSDSQYVPRAVTLLIVIFAVIAVSLAAVGVYGLVAYSVARRSHEFGVRIALGAGSADIVRLVVRQGLKLILAGEVAGLILALLFTAPLGSQLYEISPTDPLTYTIIAIFLLLVGLAACAVPAWRATRANPARALHAE; from the coding sequence GTGGCAACATTTCTTCGGGACGCTGTCCTCAGCCATCGATTTCTCTGCAGGCGTCCCGGTTTCACACTCATGGCAGCCCTCACCATCGCGCTGGGTATCGGCGCCAACACAGCTGTGTTTACCGTCGTTCATGCGCTGCTGATCGAACCCGTGCCGCTCCGTGAACCGGAACGCCTCGTCGTTGTCCATGAGCAAGACCTGGTTCGGGGGATCACCTACGACGCCTGCTCCGCTCGCATGTTCCTCGCCATGCGCGCGCAAAATGATGTGTTTGCTCAGCTCGCCGGCTGGTATGAGCGCACCACGAATGTGACCAGCGCCGATGCTCCGCTGCAGGTCCAGGCCTGGCAGACCACTTCCGATTTCTTTCCTGCCATGGGCTTGCAGCCCGTCTTGGGCCGCGGTTTTCATCCTCATGAAACCCTCGTAGGCAATCCCGGCAATGTGGTTGTGATCGGCAACCGGTTTTGGTGTCAGCAGTTCGGATCAGACCGGGAGGCAGTGGGGCGTACGATTCTGGTAGATGACCTTCCTGCCACCATCGTGGGGGTTATGCCTCCTAACGAGCAGTGGCTGGATGTCGATCTGCTTATGCCGATACCCCCGTATGTGACGGACATGCTGGACCGGCGCATTCTCTCTGTTGTGGGGCGCCTGAAACCCGGCCAGACGCTAGAAACCGCGCAGGCGCAGCTCCAGAGAATCGCGGCTGGCGTTCATCCGGAATTCCGCGTCGAAAAGTCGGAGATTTCGGTAGTTCTCGTCCCCATCGACCGAGTGGTGGTCAATCGTAACTCCCGGCTCGTCATAGGACTTCTCAGTGGGGCGGTCGTGTTCGTGATGCTGATCGCATCTGTAAACCTGGCAAACCTGCTGTTGGCGCGCGCGGTTGGGCGCCGCCACGAGATTGCGATTCATGCGGCGGTTGGCGTGGGACGCTTCGGTCTTATGCGGCGGCTCCTGACGGAATCGGTCATGGTGACCATGCTCGGAGGCGCCATGGGCGCCCTGCTCGCGCTCTGGGGAGTTGATGTACTCCGCAGCTTCAGCGCCGGTCACATCCCGCGACTTGACTCCATGGGGATGCACGGCATGGTGCTGGTGTTTACCGCTGCACTTGCGTTCGTCTCCGGCCTGTCAGCAGGGCTGTTTCCCGCGATTCTGGCATCACGGACGAACCTCGTTGAGGCGCTGAAAGACGCCACCGAGAGTGGATTCGGCAGGCCGGAACGCGGAGGTTTACGGGGCACACTGGTGGTTGTCGAGGTGGCTTTCGCGCTTGCACTCCTCATTTCAGCGGGACTGCTTCTACGCAGCGCCGCGCGCGTTTCCCAGGTAGATCCGGGATTTCAGACCTCTGGCCGCCTGGCACTGACCGTGAACCTGCCGCGCACTCGGTATGAACCCGATGCGAAGGTGATCCAATTCTGGCGTTCCTTGCTCGAAAGGGTACGCGTCCTGCCGGGGATTATCGCGGCCACCGGTACCAGCGATCGATGGCTGGAAGGCCAGCGAATTATGGAGTTCGATGTCGAAAATCAAGCCGAAACGCCGCCCCGTGTCCCGATCGCCTGCGTGCGTACCGTCACGCCGGATTATTTCAGAACGCTGGGCATTCGTATTCTGGATGGGAGGGACTTCAACGATGATGACTGGAGGGCAATCGATGGGACCATGCCCGGCGGAGCTCCGTTCGTTACGTTGGTGAGCAAATCATTGGCAAAAAGGCTGTGGCCGGGAGAGAGGGCAATCGGCAAGCGGATTCGGCCAGTGGTGGGCAACGAGCGCCCCTGGTGCAAGGTGATCGGCGTGGTCGATGACGTGCGCCAGGGATCGCTTACGGAGACGCCCCGCCCTTTCTTCTATCTCCCCGAGTTTCAATTTGCCTGGACGCGACTGTACTTGGTGGCGCACGTTTCGGCTGACATGGCCACGGTGGTGCCGGCCATCCAGGCCGCCGTCTCTTCACTGGATCGAACCGTCCCGGTCAATGAAGTGGTGTCTCTCGACAATTTGCGGAGCGATTCCCAGTATGTGCCGCGTGCGGTGACGCTTCTGATCGTCATTTTTGCCGTCATTGCGGTGTCTCTCGCCGCAGTGGGCGTCTATGGGCTGGTGGCTTATTCGGTTGCGCGGCGGAGCCACGAGTTTGGCGTTCGGATCGCCCTCGGGGCCGGCTCCGCAGACATCGTGCGTCTGGTCGTGCGCCAGGGACTGAAGCTGATCCTTGCAGGAGAGGTCGCGGGTTTAATCCTGGCTCTTCTATTTACTGCGCCCCTCGGAAGTCAGCTTTACGAGATCTCACCGACCGATCCGCTGACCTACACGATTATCGCCATTTTCCTGCTTCTGGTCGGCCTCGCCGCCTGCGCGGTGCCGGCGTGGCGTGCCACAAGGGCCAATCCAGCGCGTGCGCTCCACGCAGAGTAG
- a CDS encoding PDZ domain-containing protein, giving the protein MKIKKHDLPGWLRLSLLPVFLLCAGLAPAQQKPQQTPQERKLDVDSWEHLWKTIYENHFDPTFGGVDWKAVRLEFLPKIEAAGDKSEARNVMREMLSRLKLTHFSIIPSELYEDVSRTGGYPSGDGVTGIQVRVLDGQALVMSVDPGSPAEKSGVKPGWEIIQIGEQEVPKRLASIAAEFEGRTLKDLVLADAVAGRLEGTVGGSVSVTFRDGGGQAVTHTLRLAEARGIRFQLGNLPPGRVWIETKNVGPDIGYIAFNGFVAPAIIMPPVNDAMKSFMRTAGIIIDLRGNTGGQAEIVTGIAGWLIAEKGRHFGTIQLRNQTLKLVVRPRPEVYAGRVAILVDGLSLCATEIFAGGLRDLGRARIFGSHTGGAALGGAVEKLPNGDGFMYAFANYVTAGGLTIEGNGLAPDVAVKPTREALLQGKDPALEAAINWIRKQSWPD; this is encoded by the coding sequence ATGAAGATAAAAAAGCATGACCTTCCTGGGTGGTTGCGGCTGAGTCTCCTGCCGGTTTTCTTGTTGTGTGCCGGGTTGGCGCCGGCACAGCAGAAGCCGCAGCAGACCCCGCAGGAGCGGAAACTCGACGTCGATTCGTGGGAGCACCTCTGGAAAACCATCTACGAGAATCATTTTGATCCGACCTTCGGCGGAGTGGATTGGAAGGCTGTGCGCCTCGAATTCCTGCCGAAGATCGAAGCCGCGGGCGACAAATCGGAAGCACGCAATGTCATGCGTGAGATGCTTTCCCGCCTGAAGTTGACTCATTTCAGCATCATCCCGTCCGAACTTTACGAGGATGTGAGCCGGACCGGCGGCTATCCGTCCGGAGATGGGGTAACGGGAATTCAGGTCCGGGTTCTGGACGGCCAGGCTCTGGTGATGTCGGTTGATCCCGGTTCCCCCGCGGAAAAGTCGGGAGTAAAGCCCGGATGGGAGATCATTCAAATTGGTGAGCAGGAGGTCCCCAAACGCCTCGCTTCCATTGCGGCGGAGTTCGAAGGCAGGACTCTGAAGGACCTCGTTCTGGCCGATGCCGTGGCAGGCCGCCTCGAGGGGACCGTCGGCGGAAGTGTGTCGGTTACATTCCGCGATGGAGGAGGCCAGGCAGTTACCCATACCCTGCGTCTGGCGGAAGCTCGAGGCATTCGTTTTCAGCTCGGAAATCTGCCGCCGGGCCGCGTGTGGATCGAAACGAAAAATGTCGGCCCGGACATCGGCTACATCGCCTTCAATGGCTTTGTCGCGCCTGCAATCATCATGCCGCCTGTCAACGATGCCATGAAATCCTTCATGAGAACTGCCGGCATTATCATCGACCTCCGGGGAAATACGGGCGGCCAGGCGGAAATCGTCACCGGCATCGCGGGCTGGCTCATTGCGGAAAAAGGAAGGCATTTCGGAACCATTCAATTGCGCAACCAGACCTTGAAGCTGGTGGTTCGGCCCCGCCCTGAAGTTTACGCGGGACGAGTCGCAATTCTCGTGGACGGTCTTTCCCTGTGCGCGACTGAAATTTTCGCCGGTGGCCTGCGCGACCTCGGCCGCGCACGCATCTTCGGTTCCCACACCGGCGGCGCCGCCCTGGGGGGAGCCGTCGAGAAACTCCCGAACGGCGATGGATTCATGTATGCCTTTGCCAACTATGTGACCGCCGGGGGCCTGACTATCGAAGGAAACGGCCTGGCTCCGGACGTCGCAGTGAAACCAACAAGGGAAGCTCTCCTTCAGGGGAAAGATCCGGCCCTGGAGGCTGCCATCAACTGGATCAGAAAACAATCCTGGCCTGATTAA